TGTCGACCAGCATCGCGTCGCCGTACGAATAGAAGCGAAAGCCGCTCCCGATCGCCTGGCGGTACGCGTCCAGGGTGCGGCGGCGGCCGGCGAAGGCGCAGACCAGCATGAGCAGGGTGGAGCGGGGCAGGTGGAAGTTCGTGATCAACCGGTCGACGACGCGGAACTCGTAGCCCGGACGGATGTAGAGCCCGGTCCGGCCGGCGCCGGCGGCGACCAGTCCGTCCGTTGACGCCGCGGTCTCGAGCGATCGGACGACGGTCGTTCCCACCGCCACCACCCGGCGCCCGCTTCGGCGTGCGGCGGCGACCGCTTCGGCGGTGGCCTCCGGGATCTCGAAGCGCTCGGACTCCATCACGTGCGCCTCCGGGTTCTCCGTCTTGACCGGTCGGAAGGTGCCCGGGCCTACGTGCAGCGTGAGGCTCGCCCGCCGGACTCCGCGGCGTTCGAGCGCTCCCAGGAGCGCCGGGGTGAAGTGGAGGCCGGCGGTTGGCGCCGCGACAGCGCCCGGCCGCGCGGCGTAGATCGTCTGGTAGCGCTCCCGGTCCCGCGGCTCGACCGGCCGGTCGATGTACGGGGGCAGGGGTGTCTCGCCGATCTCCGCAAGGAGCGGCTCGATCGGCTGTTCGAATGTCAGCCGGAAACGTCCGTCCGCGCGTTCGTCGACCGTGGCCGACGGGCCGCCCTCGATCGCCAGAGGCGCCCCCGGGGGCAAGCGGCGGCCGGGGCGGAGCAGGCACCACCAGGAGGCTGGCCCTTCCCGCTCCACCAGCAGGATCTCCACCCGGCCGCCGGTCGGCCGGCGGGCCCGCAGCCGGGCCGGGATGACCCGGGTGTCGTTGACGACGAGCAGGTCGCCGGGATCGAGCAGCTTCGGCAGGTCGGCGAAGCGCCGTTTCCCGGTGGTCCGGCCGAGCACCAGCAGTCGGCTCTCGCCGCGTTCTCCGGGGTACCCGGCGATCGCTTCCGGCGGCAGGTCGTAGTCGAAGTCCGAGGTCCGGAGCTTGCCGCCGGTCATGCCTGACCTAGCCACGTACGGATCGCCCACGGTGAGCGCCGGCGAGTCCCGTGGCCGCCGGTCCCCAGGCCGGCGAGGCGGTCGCTCAGGCCGTCGGCGAGCAGGCTCGAGCCCAGCACGGCGGCCACGACCATCAGGCCGGGAAACGCGGCGATCCACCATGCCGTGGCCAGGTGACCCTGGCCGTCGGCGATCATCGAACCCCAGCTTGGCTGCGGCGGCTGTACGCCGAGTCCCAGGAAGGAGAGCGCCGATTCGACCAGGATGCAGGCCCCCACCCTGAGGCTTGCGTCGACCAGCAGGGGCGTCGTCGCGTTCGGCAGCAGATGGCGGATGAGCACACCGGCCGGTGAACGCCCGGCGGCCGCGGCGGCGAGCGCGAACCGTTCCTGCTTGAGCCGCAACAGTTCGGCCCGGACCAGGCGCGCGAGACCCATCCAGCCGGTGCCGCCGATCAGCAGCACGAGGAGCGTCGTGTCGGGCCGGTAGAGCGCCGCCAGCAGGAGCACCAGGGCCAGGTGGGGGAAGCAGAGCAGGCCGTCCACCGTGCGCATCAGCGTCTGGTCGACGAAGCGGCCGCCGATCGCGGCGCAGGAGCCGACGAGGGTGCCGGCGGTCAGCGCGAGGCACGCGGCCAGCAAACCGATGGTCAACGACACGCGCGAGCCGTGCAGCAGACGCGAAAGGACGTCGCGCCCCAGCGCGTCGCTGCCCAGCCAGTTC
This portion of the Acidobacteriota bacterium genome encodes:
- a CDS encoding ABC transporter permease, which produces MRRSTLPATARTGAGVLVSLALLAATAPLLAPHDPAEQLDASESSRRPPLSSLLVVRTLDSEPLLAERVTVDGNDLVLDRRSGSLRLPLGSVTNYREEGIAERRRNWLGSDALGRDVLSRLLHGSRVSLTIGLLAACLALTAGTLVGSCAAIGGRFVDQTLMRTVDGLLCFPHLALVLLLAALYRPDTTLLVLLIGGTGWMGLARLVRAELLRLKQERFALAAAAAGRSPAGVLIRHLLPNATTPLLVDASLRVGACILVESALSFLGLGVQPPQPSWGSMIADGQGHLATAWWIAAFPGLMVVAAVLGSSLLADGLSDRLAGLGTGGHGTRRRSPWAIRTWLGQA
- the queA gene encoding tRNA preQ1(34) S-adenosylmethionine ribosyltransferase-isomerase QueA; protein product: MTGGKLRTSDFDYDLPPEAIAGYPGERGESRLLVLGRTTGKRRFADLPKLLDPGDLLVVNDTRVIPARLRARRPTGGRVEILLVEREGPASWWCLLRPGRRLPPGAPLAIEGGPSATVDERADGRFRLTFEQPIEPLLAEIGETPLPPYIDRPVEPRDRERYQTIYAARPGAVAAPTAGLHFTPALLGALERRGVRRASLTLHVGPGTFRPVKTENPEAHVMESERFEIPEATAEAVAAARRSGRRVVAVGTTVVRSLETAASTDGLVAAGAGRTGLYIRPGYEFRVVDRLITNFHLPRSTLLMLVCAFAGRRRTLDAYRQAIGSGFRFYSYGDAMLVDRMR